CAGCTTCTATAATTGCCGATGCAGCTTCAGTTGCATAGCCATTTCCGTGGACTCTTTGGAACAGTTCATAAGCAATTTCCGGCTCTTCTATAGTAGAACGACCGATAATTAACCCGCAATATCCAATAATATCTCCTTCATCTTTGCGTCGGATTGTGAGTAGACTTATACCACTTTCCAGTGCTCTTTCTCGTAAACTGATAACATTTTTGAGAGCAGCTTCAATAGTTGGCTTAGCAACGCCCCGTTCCCCAACAAGTTCCCTATACCAGGATGCATCTGATTCCTCCCACATACTCAAGTAAAGCCGTTCAGTTATTATTTCAAAATTCATTGCCGAGAATCTATTTGTCATTTTATAACCTCCTTTTCAAGTAGTCGAACAGGAAAAAGGCTGCTGTTTTTGCAGCCGGTTCTTTAAGGAAGCACCTGTTAGTTAAAATACATTATTTCACATTCTATTTTGAATCAACTAAAAAAAGCGATGCTTAAGATCATCGCTGTATAAAAAATATTAGTGACCTGGTTTAATAATTCCATTTTTATTGAACTTTCCCAATGCATTGGTAATGCAATCTGGCTGCTTATCCTAGACAGCCTATGCCAAAAATGGTTAATACTTGTCATAGACGCACCACAGCTCCTAAATATCAGACATTAGTGAATCATTCCAATGTTGAATCGCAAATTAAGCATCTTGACGAAAAATTCAGGCGAGTTTTCATAGAAAAATGTAAGGTAATTAATAAATCAACTGGCCAGTTACTACAATAGAAAAAAGGCTACCGCAGCAACCTAAACTTGAAGTAGAGCACACCCTTAGTTGAAGAAGCTCACCCATATAATGATGTGATTTTCAACTATAATATGTACCTTTCTAATTCATCTTTTTGACGCAAATGATGACGAAAATGCATTCCGACCAAATCATACCATTCCCTTGCATTCAGCCAGCCAAATCCTCCATGATTCACTTTATTATTTGGGTTAATAGAATCCACTTTCGATTCCCAACGACGCAATCTTTGAATTAACTGATCCATCCTGATAATTAGGTCTTCCATGCTGTCTGAATTATTTGGTGGAGAATTTAACTCATCTGGTAATCTTATTTTAATAGGTGGAAAACCTCGATTCCTAAATAATTGCTCACCAAACTGGGTTTTCCCAAGGGGATGTTCCTCAATTAATGTAGCACATGTTTCCATATTATCAAGATACTCATGGGCCACAACAATTAAATGGTCATACATTTGTCCAATGGACCAAACCCCTTCTTCCGAGATATATCTAAGCTGTTCCAATGAATAATTGTAAAGATCACTCTTGAAAGTAATAAGCAGTTTATTGTCACTCAATTAAATACTCCTTTGTAATAGTCAGATGAAATCTGAAATTTTCGCTGTTTTTGAAATTTATAAATAATCATACCATGAATGATGACAATAACCTTCCACCAATTACCTTCCCCATTAGTACAACAAGTTCAACAAAAATAAGCGTTAATCCTTCTTGGATCAACGCCTATTTTTGTTGAATTAGGTAAATGCGACTAATAGCCACTGCGCTTCACACCTGATACTAGAAGAAAAATGAAACTTGACCATTTATTCTCTCTTCTCGAAGTAGTGGATAGGGCGGATTTCAATCCTCCAGTCAAACTGCTCACCTGCATCCAATTGAGTGGTCGGATGTAAGGAGGCCACCCTAATTGCTTCGTTAATATCAAGTGCCTCTATGATGAATACACTGCCTATCATCTCATTAGTTTTGGCAAAAGGACCTTCAGTAACCTCAACTTTCCCGTTCATCCGCTTCAAGCATTTTACTTCCAAGTCAACACCAACATCCATAATTACTTGACCGCTCTTGTAAAGTTCCTTTAGGTGGGGCTGACATTCGCTCAGGACAGTTTCGATCTCCGCCTTGGGGCTGGCATCCATTTTCTCTGGGTTGAAGTAACCCAAACACAAGTATTTCATATTAACGTCTCCTTTTTATGAAAGCAGTTTTTGATTCTAACGGTATTTTTTACCATTAAGTAAATTCGACTAGTCTTTATAAAATCCCTTTCTTCAACTAAAGAAGCAATTATATACAGTATCGGCAACAAAACCTTCGAATGGTGCACCTTTTATCTTTGTTTATATGTATCCATAGATAGATGTATTTGGAAATAAAAAATGCTGTGTATATTGGAGTATGTTTTTTGAATGTAAAAAAAGCTAAAATATGCAAGTCGTGCATAAAAACTTGCATATTTTAGGCTTATTAATTTTATCTGTTACTGTGTTAAGGCTACCCGTTAGTTTAAGTTCACTCTTTCACAAAGTCACATATAATTCGTTGGGACCTGAAGAAGAAAAATAGTTGCAGCTATAACTTAAAAGACATATTGTTACAGAAATACTCATCATTTTTAGTTGGCTTGGATATTATTGTTGATGTCTTTTAGATTTTTTTCTTTGATTCAAATAATTTGTATAACTAATTATTGATTTTAGATACTTGTCCGTTCAATATTTCTCTTACCATCATATTGTATTACAAGATGTGAAAGATTCTCTTAATAATATGATTATTATTTTAGACTTAATATTTAACCAAAAGGGAGTGTACGGAATGGCAGATGAAATTTATGAATTAAACGAAGCCGGAGGTGATAATAATCAAGACTTTTCAGAACTTGAAGCCCTTACGACTCGTATTAATATGTTAGTGGCTAACATGTTAAAACAAGAAACATATTTAAAAGGCGAATTGGCAACAAAAAAAGAATATCTAGCTTCATTTACTGTAAGCCTTGAAAACAGCGATAAAGAAATGCCAGAATTTCAAAGACAAATAGCCGAAATGAGAGAAACCAATGAAAAATATCAATCATTGATTGGGGCGTTAAGCAGTCTAGCAGCTGGGCAAGAAATGCAGCTAAAAGATCTAAAAGAAGTAATTGTCACCAAAGAAAAAGTAATTACCTCATTTGCTATAAGTCTTGAAAACAGCAAAACAGAGCAGAAATCTGATGAAGAAAATTCGGGGCTGCAAAAAGAGCAGAAAGATCAAAAGAAAATGCTTAAACGATTGCAGAAAGCAGAACGGAAAAGCTCAAAAGATAATGATTAAACGATTGCAATAAAAGAACCCAAAAGCGAAAGAAAAGAAATCATCGGAAATACGGAAGGACCTTGGAACCGATTTTAGATGCAATGCATGAGTGGGGAACGAAGCACACGCTTCACAAAATGCAAAAAATTTAACAGAAAACCTTAAAACTTTAGTGGCTGTCTTTTTGAAGGCAGCCTTCTAAATGTTAAATTCCGTTATCAGATATCGATAATACCTTGTTGAACTAAACTCACCCGTAAGTTGAACAAGTTCGTCGGTGCACCAGTCGTCGGCGCTTCTCTAGCCAGAACCGTCGTCGCACTAGCCACAACCGTCGATGTTGTCGGAACTGGGATGATTTAATGTTTGGAAATAGACGAAGATGTGGCTTTAGGAGATTTTAAACTCTAGCTCAAAGACATGGAATGATTATCATTCCATGTCTTTATTTGACTAGATCCTTTTGATCTGTCCAAAATGAAGTCGAATTTCATTTAGTTTAGTAACCGAATCTTTTAATTGTCCTTATTACTGAAGTTATGAAACTGTTTATTTAGCGAAATCAATAAAAACCGATTTCTAAGTTATTTCTCAATATAAAAAGGATTCTGAAGGAAACTAGGATTCCATCAGAATTGATCCTAACAAATGTCTGAAAAACTAAGCGTGATATTAAAGAATCTCGAGCCTGAAAGATACATCTCCACATATAGAGAAACGCACCGATTCCCCATCCATGAAACACAGAAAAATGTGAAAGAACATCCCCCAATAAAAAATACCCTTCAGACTTTCGCTCTGAAGGGATTTCTTGTTCACTTAATCAGTGTTACAGGAAGTTTAAGGATTGATATCTTTTTTAGAAGCAACCTCA
This Neobacillus sp. YX16 DNA region includes the following protein-coding sequences:
- a CDS encoding GNAT family N-acetyltransferase: MTNRFSAMNFEIITERLYLSMWEESDASWYRELVGERGVAKPTIEAALKNVISLRERALESGISLLTIRRKDEGDIIGYCGLIIGRSTIEEPEIAYELFQRVHGNGYATEAASAIIEAAVATGRRRLWATVGSWNIASFRVLEKIGFIRDHSTWKENGEEVVWNMRDL
- a CDS encoding DinB family protein; translation: MSDNKLLITFKSDLYNYSLEQLRYISEEGVWSIGQMYDHLIVVAHEYLDNMETCATLIEEHPLGKTQFGEQLFRNRGFPPIKIRLPDELNSPPNNSDSMEDLIIRMDQLIQRLRRWESKVDSINPNNKVNHGGFGWLNAREWYDLVGMHFRHHLRQKDELERYIL
- a CDS encoding YciI family protein — its product is MKYLCLGYFNPEKMDASPKAEIETVLSECQPHLKELYKSGQVIMDVGVDLEVKCLKRMNGKVEVTEGPFAKTNEMIGSVFIIEALDINEAIRVASLHPTTQLDAGEQFDWRIEIRPIHYFEKRE